A stretch of the Archangium violaceum genome encodes the following:
- a CDS encoding ribosome-binding factor A codes for MSSKPRRTRSSEEASVPARHLRLQSTLFEEVSLLFRGELSDPLLEGVVVTTLELSPDGRHARIGFTLPPERQESGPAPVEEALDRAMGFIRSQLALGLNLKRVPHLRFVCVGVAPRLAPGGEGDES; via the coding sequence ATGAGCTCGAAACCCCGCCGTACCCGTTCTTCCGAAGAAGCTTCCGTTCCGGCGCGCCACCTGCGCCTCCAGTCCACCCTCTTCGAGGAGGTGTCCCTCCTGTTCCGAGGTGAGCTGTCGGACCCTCTGCTCGAGGGCGTCGTCGTGACGACGCTCGAGCTGTCGCCCGACGGCCGCCATGCCCGTATTGGCTTCACCCTCCCTCCCGAGCGCCAGGAGTCCGGCCCGGCCCCAGTGGAGGAGGCGCTCGACCGCGCGATGGGCTTCATCCGCTCGCAGCTCGCGCTCGGCTTGAACCTCAAACGCGTCCCGCACCTGCGCTTCGTCTGCGTGGGCGTGGCGCCGCGCCTGGCCCCTGGCGGGGAAGGAGACGAGTCATGA
- the msrB gene encoding peptide-methionine (R)-S-oxide reductase MsrB has translation MVDKLVLSDEEWRKRLTPEEFQVLRQHGTERPWAGCFVGTKEPGTYVCAGCGNPLFKSGEKFESGTGWPSFTKPVQADAVTEYQDRSYGMIRTEVRCGRCDGHLGHVFPDGPPPTGLRYCMNSVAMKHVPEGQPLQLVTK, from the coding sequence ATGGTCGACAAACTGGTCCTCAGTGACGAGGAATGGCGGAAGCGTCTGACACCCGAGGAGTTCCAGGTGCTGCGCCAGCACGGAACGGAGCGCCCCTGGGCGGGCTGTTTCGTCGGGACGAAGGAGCCCGGCACGTACGTCTGCGCCGGCTGCGGCAACCCGCTCTTCAAGTCGGGCGAGAAGTTCGAGTCCGGCACCGGCTGGCCCTCCTTCACCAAGCCCGTGCAGGCCGACGCGGTGACGGAGTACCAGGATCGCTCGTACGGGATGATTCGCACCGAGGTGCGCTGCGGCCGGTGTGATGGCCACCTGGGACATGTCTTCCCGGATGGCCCGCCTCCCACGGGGCTGCGCTACTGCATGAACTCGGTGGCGATGAAGCACGTACCGGAGGGACAGCCCCTCCAGCTCGTCACGAAGTGA
- a CDS encoding DNA-methyltransferase, which translates to MSAEAAPALKLVQQPSLRESLFAKSDAYRLYHGDSLALLEQFEPGTFDMVFADPPYFLSNGGFTCKNGKRAAVNKGGWDVSRGVEEDHAFTTAWLKACQRVLKPTGTIWVSGTQHVIFSVGFAMQKLGYKLLNTVTWYKPNASPNLACRYFTHSSELLIWASPKPASKLQHTFNYAKMKAENGGKQMRDVWALPRTGDEELSADESGRVWTMTAPRREEKAHGSHPTQKPVSLLERVIEASTPEDALVLDPFNGSGTTGVAALKLGRRYVGIDMDEQYLKLSQKRLAEAERAAR; encoded by the coding sequence ATGTCCGCGGAAGCCGCTCCTGCCCTGAAGCTTGTCCAGCAGCCCTCGCTGCGTGAGAGCCTTTTCGCCAAGAGCGATGCGTACCGGCTCTATCACGGCGACAGCCTGGCCCTGCTCGAGCAGTTCGAGCCTGGAACGTTCGACATGGTGTTCGCCGACCCGCCCTACTTCCTGTCCAACGGTGGCTTCACCTGCAAGAACGGCAAGCGCGCCGCGGTGAACAAGGGAGGCTGGGACGTGTCGCGCGGAGTGGAGGAGGACCACGCCTTCACCACGGCCTGGCTCAAGGCGTGCCAGCGGGTGCTCAAGCCCACGGGCACCATCTGGGTGAGCGGCACGCAGCACGTCATCTTCTCGGTCGGCTTCGCGATGCAGAAGCTCGGCTACAAGCTGCTGAACACCGTCACCTGGTACAAGCCGAACGCGAGCCCCAACCTGGCGTGCCGCTACTTCACGCACTCCTCCGAGCTGCTCATCTGGGCCTCGCCGAAGCCGGCCTCGAAGCTTCAGCACACGTTCAACTACGCCAAGATGAAGGCGGAGAACGGCGGCAAGCAGATGCGCGACGTGTGGGCGCTGCCGCGCACGGGCGACGAGGAGCTTTCCGCCGACGAGTCCGGCCGCGTGTGGACGATGACCGCGCCGCGCCGCGAGGAGAAGGCGCACGGCAGCCACCCCACGCAGAAGCCGGTGTCGCTGCTCGAGCGCGTCATCGAGGCGAGCACCCCCGAGGACGCGCTGGTGTTGGACCCCTTCAACGGCAGTGGCACCACGGGTGTGGCGGCGCTCAAGCTGGGCCGGCGCTACGTGGGCATCGACATGGACGAGCAGTACCTGAAGCTGTCCCAGAAGCGCCTGGCCGAGGCCGAGCGCGCGGCCCGCTGA
- a CDS encoding 5'-nucleotidase, producing MPVLVLDSGNALFKFPTPGADPKEKERAGLLLEQMDALGTTAMAVGARDLTLGTGFLLQRTKGRKMKLLSANLVDAKGKRLFPASTVVTVGEVKFGLVGISPEGPVLQQAGVVGHPPAKAAIAEARRLREAEKVDVVVVLAAVPYDEAVLLSKEAGNAVDLILQSHESRSPGVPQRNDFASLISSGERGRQLVRLALSVGGKGPFVDLGETSRAQQSLRILDKNLQQARQSLAAAKDEQTRKTWQETITSFEARRKGLALQAEGTGQGSERTLSLSTLTLGSGFVDDPELKKRVERIQPPGSASH from the coding sequence GTGCCGGTGCTGGTGTTGGACTCGGGCAACGCGCTCTTCAAATTCCCCACGCCAGGAGCGGACCCCAAGGAGAAGGAACGTGCCGGGCTGTTGCTCGAGCAGATGGACGCGCTGGGCACCACGGCCATGGCCGTGGGCGCGCGCGACCTGACGCTCGGGACGGGCTTCCTCCTCCAGAGGACGAAGGGCAGGAAGATGAAACTCCTGTCCGCCAACCTGGTGGACGCGAAGGGCAAGCGGCTCTTCCCCGCCTCCACGGTGGTGACGGTGGGCGAGGTGAAGTTCGGTCTGGTCGGCATCTCCCCCGAGGGGCCGGTGCTCCAGCAGGCGGGCGTCGTGGGCCATCCACCCGCGAAGGCGGCCATCGCCGAGGCTCGCAGACTGCGCGAGGCGGAGAAGGTGGACGTGGTGGTGGTGCTCGCGGCCGTGCCCTACGACGAGGCCGTCCTGCTCTCCAAGGAGGCGGGCAACGCCGTGGACCTCATCCTCCAGTCGCACGAGAGCCGGAGCCCGGGCGTGCCGCAGCGCAATGACTTCGCCTCCCTGATCTCCTCGGGAGAGCGGGGACGGCAGCTCGTCCGCCTGGCGCTCTCCGTGGGTGGCAAGGGCCCCTTCGTGGATCTCGGCGAGACGTCGCGTGCCCAGCAGAGCCTGCGGATCCTCGACAAGAACCTCCAGCAAGCCCGGCAGAGCCTGGCGGCCGCGAAGGACGAACAGACCCGCAAGACGTGGCAGGAGACCATCACCAGCTTCGAGGCCCGACGGAAGGGCCTGGCGCTGCAAGCGGAGGGGACCGGGCAGGGGTCCGAGCGCACCCTGAGTCTCTCGACGCTCACACTGGGGAGCGGCTTCGTGGATGATCCCGAACTGAAGAAGCGGGTGGAGCGAATCCAACCCCCGGGTTCCGCATCCCACTAG
- a CDS encoding tetratricopeptide repeat protein gives MRRLALIALPLALSGCFYPADRGRALETRIEKLDASQAQLQEELKQTRAQLDATLPRIDEKISEVSKALRSLDTASRRTGADIGIQLQKTVEDLAQLRGQVETYLHKIGELETALAQTNEATEKRLLALKGEEALREAEARKKAEELKRPTDKKEFLALAQEKAKGGDVAVARQLYSEFLKKWPKDALAAEAHFGLGETYFAEDKCREALFEYGKLLQEYPKADATPSAYLRSSDCFKKLKMQEESRLALEELVKGYPKSDAAKTAKARLAELDKAKKAEPKKGKK, from the coding sequence ATGCGAAGGCTTGCACTGATCGCCCTCCCTCTCGCGCTCTCCGGCTGCTTCTACCCCGCGGATCGCGGGCGTGCGCTGGAGACCCGTATCGAGAAGCTCGATGCCTCCCAGGCGCAGCTCCAGGAAGAGCTGAAGCAGACGCGTGCGCAGCTCGACGCCACGCTGCCGCGCATCGACGAGAAGATCTCCGAGGTGTCCAAGGCCCTGCGGAGCCTGGACACCGCCTCGCGCCGCACGGGCGCGGACATCGGCATCCAGCTGCAGAAGACGGTGGAGGACCTGGCCCAGCTGCGCGGCCAGGTGGAGACGTACCTCCACAAGATTGGCGAGCTGGAGACGGCGCTCGCGCAGACGAACGAGGCCACGGAGAAGCGGCTGCTGGCGCTCAAGGGCGAGGAGGCCCTCAGGGAGGCCGAGGCCCGGAAGAAGGCCGAGGAGCTCAAGCGCCCCACGGACAAGAAGGAGTTCCTCGCGCTGGCCCAGGAGAAGGCCAAGGGTGGGGACGTGGCGGTGGCCCGGCAGCTCTACTCGGAGTTCCTCAAGAAGTGGCCCAAGGACGCGCTGGCCGCCGAGGCGCACTTCGGCCTGGGCGAGACGTACTTCGCCGAGGACAAGTGCCGCGAGGCCCTCTTCGAGTACGGCAAGCTGCTGCAGGAGTACCCCAAGGCGGATGCCACGCCGTCCGCGTACCTGCGCTCGTCGGACTGCTTCAAGAAGCTGAAGATGCAGGAGGAGTCGCGGCTGGCGCTCGAGGAGCTCGTGAAGGGCTACCCGAAGTCGGACGCGGCGAAGACGGCGAAGGCCCGGCTGGCGGAGCTGGACAAGGCGAAGAAGGCCGAGCCGAAGAAGGGGAAGAAATGA
- a CDS encoding CheR family methyltransferase: MAPTAPPYLGPVHALVARRTGMALSELQCRRLDEKLAARPGGMSLQYLVHLQSSSGAADLAELIDAITVQKTELFRDESQLAVLRSCVLEPMVARLHRPLRLWSAGCATGEEVATLLVLLAEVGAAPSSTVLGTDISETAIARARELCFTSEQLQRVQPGVRDRWFVPVGGGRFTLVGHLKDRASFLCHNLMDLPYPAAAEGQGFDVILCRNVLIYFTPESFERVVDSLAGRLAPEGLLVLSSAEPLLRAPPCLRTVRFDQAFFYARAQPSTPSTEAVPPGNVRTPSSSGLPAVGARSSPGSGRFPAVGSTKPSGSTPSGSFPAVPAKTETPTAVPGGDATPHEADALFAQVLEWAAGDDASPQTAEKLRRCLEMDPDLAAARYLLGMLLEQWGSLAEAAAEYRRALRSLEEGRARATPFFLNNARLQVACARAIERVERASGSTPPR, encoded by the coding sequence GTGGCCCCCACCGCTCCGCCCTACCTCGGTCCCGTCCACGCGCTCGTGGCGCGGCGGACGGGCATGGCCCTGAGCGAGCTGCAGTGCAGGCGGCTCGACGAGAAGCTGGCGGCGCGGCCGGGGGGGATGAGCCTGCAGTACCTGGTGCACCTGCAATCCTCGTCGGGTGCCGCGGATCTGGCCGAGCTCATCGACGCCATCACCGTGCAGAAGACGGAGCTCTTCCGGGACGAGTCGCAGCTGGCGGTCTTGCGCTCCTGCGTGCTGGAGCCGATGGTGGCGCGGCTGCACCGGCCGCTGCGGCTGTGGAGCGCGGGTTGTGCCACGGGCGAGGAGGTGGCCACGCTGCTGGTGCTGCTCGCCGAGGTGGGGGCGGCTCCCTCCAGCACGGTGCTCGGCACGGACATCTCGGAGACGGCCATCGCGCGAGCGCGGGAGCTGTGCTTCACCTCGGAGCAGTTGCAGCGGGTGCAGCCGGGGGTGCGCGATCGTTGGTTCGTACCCGTGGGTGGAGGCCGCTTCACCCTGGTGGGGCACCTGAAGGATCGGGCCAGCTTCCTCTGCCACAACTTGATGGACCTGCCGTACCCGGCGGCGGCGGAGGGGCAGGGCTTCGACGTCATCCTCTGCCGCAACGTCCTCATCTACTTCACCCCCGAGTCCTTCGAGCGGGTGGTGGACTCGCTGGCCGGGCGGCTGGCGCCCGAGGGGCTGTTGGTGCTCTCCTCCGCCGAGCCATTGCTGCGTGCACCTCCGTGCCTGCGCACGGTGCGCTTCGACCAGGCCTTCTTCTATGCCCGCGCGCAGCCGTCCACGCCCTCCACTGAAGCGGTGCCGCCCGGGAACGTGAGGACGCCGAGCTCCAGTGGCCTGCCGGCGGTGGGTGCTCGTTCATCCCCGGGCTCGGGGCGCTTTCCGGCCGTGGGGTCCACGAAGCCCTCGGGCTCCACCCCTTCGGGGAGCTTTCCGGCGGTCCCCGCGAAGACGGAGACTCCCACCGCGGTCCCAGGTGGGGACGCGACTCCTCACGAGGCGGATGCCCTCTTCGCCCAGGTGCTGGAATGGGCCGCTGGAGACGATGCGAGTCCCCAGACGGCTGAGAAGCTGCGGCGCTGCCTCGAGATGGATCCGGACCTGGCGGCGGCGCGCTACCTGCTGGGGATGTTGCTCGAGCAGTGGGGGTCCCTGGCCGAGGCCGCCGCGGAGTACCGGCGGGCCCTGCGCTCGCTGGAAGAGGGGAGGGCCCGTGCCACGCCCTTCTTCCTCAACAACGCCCGGCTCCAGGTGGCCTGCGCGCGCGCCATCGAGCGGGTGGAGCGGGCCTCCGGTTCCACTCCGCCGCGTTGA
- the cheB gene encoding chemotaxis-specific protein-glutamate methyltransferase CheB, translating to MGKKVSVLVVDDSHICRQLICEALGRDPDLEVVGTCTNGKEALEAARELRPQVITMDVEMPVMDGLTAVEHIMAEVPTPILMLTADPRQQAPELTCRALELGALALQIKPSIDAGAEAWNLSREVKLLSSVRVIRHIHSKRRPPLPGSGTVTPAPVGMPYGVLAVASSTGGPQVLFRMLSELPADFATPIVIVQHINAAFSESLAGWLANSSKLKVRLAQDGEQLLPGNVLIAPPGQHMTIPFRGRVALRSGVERDGHMPSGTVLLESAAKAYGRRTMGLILTGMGEDGADGMLAIKQAGGLTLAQNEESCVVFGMPGASVARKAVDHLVHGDDIAGALVRLSRGESLAVGR from the coding sequence ATGGGCAAGAAAGTTTCGGTGCTGGTCGTTGACGACTCGCACATCTGCCGACAGCTGATCTGCGAAGCACTGGGTCGGGATCCGGATCTGGAGGTTGTCGGGACTTGCACCAACGGCAAGGAGGCCCTCGAGGCCGCGCGTGAGTTGCGTCCGCAGGTCATCACCATGGACGTGGAGATGCCGGTGATGGACGGGCTCACGGCCGTGGAGCACATCATGGCCGAGGTGCCCACGCCCATCCTCATGCTCACGGCGGATCCCCGGCAGCAGGCGCCGGAGCTCACGTGCCGGGCCCTGGAGCTGGGCGCGCTAGCGCTGCAGATCAAACCGTCGATCGACGCCGGGGCGGAGGCGTGGAACCTGTCGCGCGAGGTGAAGCTGCTGTCCTCGGTGCGGGTCATCCGGCACATCCACAGCAAGCGCCGGCCTCCGCTGCCGGGCAGTGGGACGGTGACTCCGGCGCCGGTGGGCATGCCCTACGGCGTGCTGGCGGTGGCCAGCTCCACGGGCGGCCCGCAGGTCCTCTTCCGGATGCTGTCCGAGCTGCCGGCGGACTTCGCCACGCCCATCGTCATCGTGCAGCACATCAACGCGGCCTTCTCCGAGTCGCTGGCGGGCTGGTTGGCCAACTCCTCGAAGCTGAAGGTGCGGCTGGCGCAGGACGGTGAGCAGCTGCTGCCGGGCAACGTGCTGATCGCCCCTCCGGGACAGCACATGACCATTCCCTTCCGCGGCCGGGTGGCGCTGCGCTCGGGCGTGGAGCGCGACGGGCACATGCCCTCGGGCACGGTGCTGCTGGAGAGCGCGGCCAAGGCGTACGGGCGGCGCACGATGGGACTCATCCTCACCGGCATGGGCGAGGACGGGGCGGACGGCATGCTCGCCATCAAGCAGGCCGGTGGCCTGACGCTGGCGCAGAACGAGGAGTCCTGCGTGGTATTCGGCATGCCGGGCGCGTCGGTGGCGCGCAAGGCGGTGGATCACCTCGTTCACGGCGATGACATCGCGGGAGCGCTGGTGAGGCTGTCCCGCGGTGAATCCCTCGCCGTGGGGCGCTGA
- a CDS encoding hybrid sensor histidine kinase/response regulator, with protein MSARERLLKQFRELVGVRLERINRRIVELEAGASPEAGRTVLRELHGLKGEARMMGFDDINAVVHEMEELVRATERAEHALSAGSIDALLHAADAVLVLAGASPEPQQEPPAVGKLVRWLQECTRAEASGQASTPGATQASPPARKEQPQERDERDEVTPAWGSAPLGILSPSLVSRQAPPPVPTPVASPRTSMQGRTVAVEPPRAQGSAAATASTTISRMPPATPEPPPARTSSVSGLRTGDRADGSVRIGVTSLDRLTSAVTNLTQVSRRRELATTRRLELARELSLMARAAEDLGPAGVMLAERLGKAKELAAALHREAKLLANEELRDLGYVADEVQRLRMLPLSVLFEPYPRMVRDLGRELGKEVELVVDGEDTRADRAVVEALRDPLLHLVRNALDHGLESRVDRVASGKHPRGRLTLGAARDGNRLVLRVEDDGVGLEPALLRRAAVRKGFLDEATASALTDQAARELIFLSGFTSREVATDISGRGVGLDAVRSSLRALGGDVLVESTPGRGTRFELRVPVSLTVSPLLFVKVAEETLCLSAAHVSRAVKVEASQVKEVAGRAVLEVDEQPMPFASLGALLGLGPEQVANEGALVLVVRSQGATAALAVDQVLEESVQAILPLKGLLARFPHLTGATTLADGRLAMVLSAAHLIASAQGAMSLRVQRATARARPPPAPRRRILVVDDSPLTRELIGSLLEAVGYDVVMATDGMEALELLNGTRVDLVCSDLEMPRVDGLELTRRLKAHPTHKVLPVVILTTRGGEEDRQRGLAAGADGYITKGDLVRQDLVDVVGRLLG; from the coding sequence GTGAGCGCGCGGGAGAGGCTGCTCAAGCAGTTCCGCGAGCTGGTGGGGGTGCGCCTGGAGCGCATCAACCGCCGCATCGTGGAGCTGGAGGCGGGAGCGAGCCCGGAGGCGGGCCGTACCGTGCTGCGCGAGCTCCACGGCTTGAAGGGCGAGGCCCGGATGATGGGCTTCGACGACATCAACGCCGTCGTCCACGAGATGGAGGAGCTGGTGCGCGCCACCGAGCGCGCCGAACATGCGCTGTCCGCCGGCTCCATCGACGCGCTCCTGCATGCCGCGGACGCGGTGCTGGTGCTGGCGGGGGCGTCGCCCGAGCCACAGCAGGAGCCTCCCGCGGTGGGCAAGCTGGTGCGCTGGCTGCAGGAGTGCACCCGCGCCGAGGCTTCCGGCCAGGCGTCCACCCCGGGCGCGACACAGGCTTCCCCGCCCGCGCGCAAGGAACAACCCCAGGAGCGGGACGAGCGGGACGAGGTCACGCCCGCGTGGGGCTCGGCTCCGCTGGGCATCCTGTCCCCTTCGCTGGTGTCCCGGCAGGCGCCTCCCCCGGTGCCGACGCCCGTCGCCTCGCCCCGGACATCCATGCAGGGCCGGACGGTGGCGGTGGAGCCTCCGCGCGCGCAGGGCTCGGCGGCGGCCACGGCCAGCACCACCATCAGCAGGATGCCCCCGGCGACGCCCGAGCCACCACCGGCCCGGACCTCCTCCGTGTCGGGCCTGCGCACCGGGGACAGGGCGGATGGCTCGGTGCGCATCGGCGTGACGAGCCTGGATCGGCTCACGAGCGCGGTGACCAACCTCACCCAGGTGTCGCGCCGCCGCGAGCTGGCCACCACCCGGCGCCTGGAGCTGGCGCGGGAGCTGAGCCTGATGGCGCGGGCGGCGGAGGACCTGGGGCCCGCGGGTGTCATGTTGGCCGAGCGGCTCGGCAAGGCGAAGGAGCTGGCGGCGGCCCTCCACCGCGAGGCGAAGCTGCTGGCCAACGAGGAGCTGCGCGACCTGGGCTACGTGGCCGACGAGGTGCAGCGCCTGCGCATGCTGCCGCTCTCCGTGCTCTTCGAGCCCTACCCGCGCATGGTGCGGGACCTGGGGCGCGAGCTGGGCAAGGAAGTGGAGTTGGTGGTGGACGGCGAGGACACCCGCGCCGACCGGGCGGTGGTGGAGGCCCTGAGGGATCCCCTGCTGCACCTGGTGCGCAACGCGCTGGACCATGGACTCGAGTCGCGGGTGGACCGGGTGGCCTCGGGCAAGCATCCGCGCGGGCGGCTGACACTGGGGGCCGCGCGCGACGGCAACCGGCTGGTGCTCCGGGTGGAGGACGACGGTGTGGGACTGGAGCCCGCGCTGCTGCGCCGGGCAGCGGTGCGCAAGGGCTTCCTGGACGAGGCCACGGCATCGGCGCTGACGGACCAGGCGGCGCGCGAGCTCATCTTCCTCTCCGGCTTCACCTCGCGGGAGGTGGCCACGGACATCTCCGGGCGCGGCGTGGGGCTGGACGCGGTGCGCAGCTCGCTGCGTGCGCTGGGGGGGGACGTGCTGGTGGAGTCCACGCCGGGCCGGGGCACGCGCTTCGAGCTGCGGGTGCCGGTGTCCCTCACCGTGTCCCCGCTGCTCTTCGTGAAGGTGGCCGAGGAGACGCTCTGCCTGAGCGCCGCCCATGTTTCCCGAGCCGTGAAGGTCGAGGCCTCGCAGGTGAAGGAGGTGGCCGGGCGCGCGGTGCTGGAGGTGGATGAGCAGCCCATGCCCTTCGCCTCGCTGGGCGCCCTGCTCGGGTTGGGTCCCGAGCAGGTGGCCAACGAGGGGGCGCTGGTCCTGGTGGTGCGCAGCCAGGGAGCCACGGCCGCGCTCGCGGTGGACCAGGTGCTCGAGGAGAGTGTCCAGGCCATCCTTCCCCTGAAGGGTCTGCTGGCGCGCTTTCCGCACCTCACCGGAGCCACCACCCTGGCGGACGGCCGGCTTGCCATGGTGCTGTCGGCGGCCCACCTGATCGCCAGCGCCCAGGGCGCCATGAGCCTTCGGGTGCAGCGCGCCACCGCGCGGGCCCGTCCCCCTCCCGCTCCCCGCCGCCGCATCCTGGTGGTGGACGACTCGCCCCTCACCCGAGAACTCATCGGCTCGCTGCTGGAGGCCGTGGGGTATGACGTCGTCATGGCCACCGACGGCATGGAAGCCCTGGAGTTGCTCAACGGCACCCGGGTGGACCTGGTCTGCAGCGACCTGGAGATGCCCCGGGTGGACGGGTTGGAGCTGACCCGCCGACTCAAGGCGCATCCAACCCACAAGGTGCTCCCCGTCGTCATTCTCACCACCCGTGGAGGGGAGGAGGACCGGCAGCGTGGGCTGGCGGCCGGCGCGGACGGTTACATCACCAAGGGGGACCTGGTGCGTCAGGATCTGGTGGACGTGGTGGGCCGGCTCCTGGGCTGA
- a CDS encoding methyl-accepting chemotaxis protein has product MRGLHYLLSRRPFSRRLLMAIIYANLTTSVLGARYSQLTLAEQLGDHFPRFLELTGLFTLVTLGVSVALCIRRLRVLRSLEAAGGRGEPERFGQAMLEVHGLADFAFVSTLVLWLFTSVFVNLGLWASGASTSLQLALRVGWPGLLFGPLSALLTYCLVTLRARRVTLEMCAQGLTAEQAISVLPRRAEIRKRLVIFTAIVVVTPAVLIWDVFSSLAERAFDQVLAESSSSRQAELAELLRTEALLSGGALCVLVFGVALAAAYLGGTLLGRPMRQLGEEAHRIAEGDLSRPSIIPAEDEVWAVSAAFTTMRTHLANVLAQLRRAGTRIGSTTEEIISTSARYEAGAAEQASSLDETSATTEELARSARQIAENAGSVAEIAHKTLAAAKGGQASAESFLETMNRMRHDNQAIAAAVARLNKRVQQIGKIVELINGVADKSDLLALNAELEGTKAGEVGQGFSLVAAEMRRLAENIIESTKEIEGLIEEVQDASGAAVMATEGGVRATETGTTLAQQVSESLRQIVELAGRTSDAVRAISLATQQQQGGTDLLAEAMADILRITQQSHNATKQVISANGDLSSLARDLRGVVERFQIDPPAPGSNG; this is encoded by the coding sequence ATGCGGGGCCTGCACTACCTCCTGTCCCGGCGCCCCTTCAGCCGGCGCCTGTTGATGGCGATCATCTACGCCAACCTGACCACCTCCGTCCTGGGCGCCCGCTACTCGCAGCTCACCCTCGCGGAGCAGTTGGGCGACCACTTCCCGCGTTTCCTCGAGCTGACAGGGCTGTTCACCCTCGTCACCCTGGGTGTGTCGGTCGCCCTCTGCATTCGCCGGTTGCGCGTGCTGCGGAGCCTGGAGGCGGCGGGAGGGCGGGGCGAGCCGGAGCGGTTCGGGCAGGCGATGCTGGAGGTCCACGGCCTGGCGGACTTCGCCTTCGTCTCCACGCTCGTGCTGTGGCTGTTCACCTCCGTCTTCGTCAACCTGGGGCTGTGGGCGAGCGGCGCGTCCACGAGCCTCCAGCTGGCGCTGCGCGTCGGCTGGCCGGGGTTGCTCTTCGGCCCGCTCTCCGCGCTGCTGACGTACTGCCTCGTCACGCTGCGGGCCCGGCGCGTGACGCTGGAGATGTGCGCCCAGGGGTTGACCGCCGAGCAGGCCATCTCCGTGTTGCCCCGGCGCGCGGAGATCCGTAAGCGGCTGGTCATCTTCACCGCCATCGTCGTGGTGACGCCGGCGGTGCTCATCTGGGACGTGTTCTCATCGCTGGCGGAGCGGGCCTTCGATCAGGTGCTGGCGGAGAGCAGCTCGTCGCGGCAGGCGGAGCTGGCCGAGTTGCTGCGCACCGAGGCCCTGCTGTCCGGTGGAGCGCTGTGCGTGCTCGTCTTCGGGGTGGCCCTGGCGGCCGCCTATCTGGGCGGCACGCTCCTGGGCCGCCCCATGCGCCAGCTGGGCGAGGAGGCCCACCGCATCGCCGAGGGAGATCTCAGCCGTCCGAGCATCATCCCCGCCGAGGACGAGGTGTGGGCCGTCTCCGCCGCCTTCACCACCATGCGGACCCACCTGGCCAATGTGCTGGCGCAGCTGCGGCGTGCCGGTACCCGCATCGGCTCCACCACCGAGGAGATCATCTCCACCTCCGCGCGCTACGAGGCGGGTGCCGCCGAGCAGGCCAGCTCTCTGGACGAGACGAGCGCCACCACCGAGGAGCTGGCGCGCTCGGCCCGGCAGATCGCCGAGAACGCCGGCTCCGTGGCGGAGATCGCCCACAAGACGCTCGCGGCGGCCAAGGGCGGTCAGGCCAGCGCCGAGTCCTTCCTGGAGACGATGAACCGCATGCGCCACGACAACCAGGCCATCGCCGCGGCGGTGGCGAGGTTGAACAAGCGGGTGCAGCAGATCGGGAAGATCGTCGAGTTGATCAACGGGGTGGCCGACAAGTCGGACCTGCTGGCGCTCAACGCCGAGCTGGAGGGCACCAAGGCGGGCGAGGTGGGGCAGGGCTTCTCGCTGGTGGCGGCGGAGATGCGCCGGCTGGCGGAGAACATCATCGAGTCCACCAAGGAGATCGAAGGCCTCATCGAGGAGGTGCAGGACGCCTCGGGGGCGGCGGTGATGGCGACCGAGGGCGGCGTGCGCGCCACCGAGACGGGCACCACGCTGGCGCAGCAGGTCTCCGAGTCGCTGCGGCAGATCGTCGAGCTGGCCGGGCGCACCTCGGACGCGGTGAGGGCGATCTCCCTGGCCACCCAGCAGCAGCAGGGCGGAACGGATCTGCTGGCCGAGGCCATGGCGGACATCCTGCGCATCACCCAGCAGAGCCACAATGCCACCAAGCAGGTCATCAGCGCGAATGGGGATCTGTCCTCGCTGGCGCGTGACCTGAGGGGCGTGGTGGAGCGCTTCCAGATCGACCCTCCGGCCCCTGGGAGCAACGGGTGA